From a region of the Rhipicephalus microplus isolate Deutch F79 chromosome X, USDA_Rmic, whole genome shotgun sequence genome:
- the LOC119175953 gene encoding heme A synthase COX15 isoform X1 — protein MNVSQRCFYLGAFKPSCRAILFRQDVQHRMLAHRKCKPILQTIGRRVQVTIAQPATEQLTEKSRRAVGKWLLACSGMAFGSIVLGGVTRLTKSGLSMVHWNPFAEFPPFGQQQWEQEFLKYQEYPEYKAFNQEMTLAEFKRIWYIEYLHRMWGRTIGAVFYTGAAWFWWRGYLSRRAKVHVGLLAVGLAFQGFLGWYMVKSGLQDQPHVSQYRLAAHLGTALVWYSLAFWSGISHLSTQPMHASALMSATVQRCAHGVLGLVFVTAMSGAIVAGLRAGLVYNSFPKMADRWVPSDIMALEPKLRNFTENPTTAQFDHRILGESVVVLVTSLWLWGRRQPLPPRAKKALHCLLAAAWLQATLGVSTLLTYVPVSLASSHQAGAVTLLSVALWLTHELKLLRRIPK, from the exons ATGAATGTGTCGCAGCGTTGTTTCTACTTGGGCGCCTTCAAACCCAGCTGCAGA GCGATCTTGTTTCGACAAGACGTGCAACATCGCATGCTGGCGCATAGAAAATGCAAACCCATACTTCAG ACGATCGGCCGGCGAGTCCAAGTGACAATCGCACAACCAGCGACCGAACAGCTGACGGAGAAGTCTCGGAGAGCTGTAGGAAAGTGGCTCCTTGCCTGCAGTGGCATGGCCTTCGGTTCCATCGTGCTAGGAGGTGTCACGAG GCTCACGAAATCTGGCCTTTCAATGGTGCACTGGAACCCATTTGCAGAATTTCCGCCTTTCGGACAACAGCAGTGGGAGCAGGAGTTTCTGAAGTACCAAGAATATCCGGAGTACAAAGC GTTCAACCAGGAGATGACACTGGCCGAGTTCAAGCGCATTTGGTACATTGAATACCTTCACCGTATGTGGGGCCGCACTATTGGTGCGGTGTTTTACACTGGTGCTGCCTGGTTCTGGTGGCGGGGCTACCTGAGTCGCCGGGCAAAGGTGCACGTTGGCCTTCTAGCTGTGGGGCTGGCTTTTCAGGGGTTCCttggttggtacatggtcaaaaGTGGCCTCCAGGACCAACCTCATGTAAGCCAGTACCGGTTGGCTGCTCACCTAGGCACTGCGTTGGTCTGGTACAGCCTGGCGTTTTGGTCTGGCATCTCCCATCTATCAACCCAGCCCATGCATGCTTCTGCACTGATGTCAGCAACCGTGCAGAGGTGCGCCCACGGAGTCCTCGGGTTGGTGTTTGTCACTGCCATGTCGGGCGCAATTGTGGCAGGCTTGCGAGCAGGCCTCGTCTACAACTCCTTTCCCAAGATGGCTGATCGCTGGGTGCCCTCCGATATAATGGCACTTGAACCCAAGCTGCGCAACTTCACCGAAAACCCAACAACTGCCCAATTCGACCACCGAATACTG GGTGAAAGTGTGGTGGTCCTTGTGACTAGCCTCTGGCTTTGGGGCAGGAGGCAACCACTACCACCTCGTGCAAAGAAGGCACTGCACTGTCTTCTAGCAGCAGCTTGGCTCCAA GCTACCCTGGGAGTCTCCACCCTCTTGACGTATGTTCCTGTATCGCTCGCATCATCACACCAGGCAGGAGCGGTCACCCTGCTCTCAGTGGCCCTGTGGCTAACCCACGAGCTCAAGCTGCTCAGGAGGATACCAAAGTGA
- the LOC119175953 gene encoding heme A synthase COX15 isoform X2 — MNVSQRCFYLGAFKPSCRTIGRRVQVTIAQPATEQLTEKSRRAVGKWLLACSGMAFGSIVLGGVTRLTKSGLSMVHWNPFAEFPPFGQQQWEQEFLKYQEYPEYKAFNQEMTLAEFKRIWYIEYLHRMWGRTIGAVFYTGAAWFWWRGYLSRRAKVHVGLLAVGLAFQGFLGWYMVKSGLQDQPHVSQYRLAAHLGTALVWYSLAFWSGISHLSTQPMHASALMSATVQRCAHGVLGLVFVTAMSGAIVAGLRAGLVYNSFPKMADRWVPSDIMALEPKLRNFTENPTTAQFDHRILGESVVVLVTSLWLWGRRQPLPPRAKKALHCLLAAAWLQATLGVSTLLTYVPVSLASSHQAGAVTLLSVALWLTHELKLLRRIPK, encoded by the exons ATGAATGTGTCGCAGCGTTGTTTCTACTTGGGCGCCTTCAAACCCAGCTGCAGA ACGATCGGCCGGCGAGTCCAAGTGACAATCGCACAACCAGCGACCGAACAGCTGACGGAGAAGTCTCGGAGAGCTGTAGGAAAGTGGCTCCTTGCCTGCAGTGGCATGGCCTTCGGTTCCATCGTGCTAGGAGGTGTCACGAG GCTCACGAAATCTGGCCTTTCAATGGTGCACTGGAACCCATTTGCAGAATTTCCGCCTTTCGGACAACAGCAGTGGGAGCAGGAGTTTCTGAAGTACCAAGAATATCCGGAGTACAAAGC GTTCAACCAGGAGATGACACTGGCCGAGTTCAAGCGCATTTGGTACATTGAATACCTTCACCGTATGTGGGGCCGCACTATTGGTGCGGTGTTTTACACTGGTGCTGCCTGGTTCTGGTGGCGGGGCTACCTGAGTCGCCGGGCAAAGGTGCACGTTGGCCTTCTAGCTGTGGGGCTGGCTTTTCAGGGGTTCCttggttggtacatggtcaaaaGTGGCCTCCAGGACCAACCTCATGTAAGCCAGTACCGGTTGGCTGCTCACCTAGGCACTGCGTTGGTCTGGTACAGCCTGGCGTTTTGGTCTGGCATCTCCCATCTATCAACCCAGCCCATGCATGCTTCTGCACTGATGTCAGCAACCGTGCAGAGGTGCGCCCACGGAGTCCTCGGGTTGGTGTTTGTCACTGCCATGTCGGGCGCAATTGTGGCAGGCTTGCGAGCAGGCCTCGTCTACAACTCCTTTCCCAAGATGGCTGATCGCTGGGTGCCCTCCGATATAATGGCACTTGAACCCAAGCTGCGCAACTTCACCGAAAACCCAACAACTGCCCAATTCGACCACCGAATACTG GGTGAAAGTGTGGTGGTCCTTGTGACTAGCCTCTGGCTTTGGGGCAGGAGGCAACCACTACCACCTCGTGCAAAGAAGGCACTGCACTGTCTTCTAGCAGCAGCTTGGCTCCAA GCTACCCTGGGAGTCTCCACCCTCTTGACGTATGTTCCTGTATCGCTCGCATCATCACACCAGGCAGGAGCGGTCACCCTGCTCTCAGTGGCCCTGTGGCTAACCCACGAGCTCAAGCTGCTCAGGAGGATACCAAAGTGA
- the LOC119175953 gene encoding heme A synthase COX15 isoform X3 produces MGAWLSTCRENLQRSLTIGRRVQVTIAQPATEQLTEKSRRAVGKWLLACSGMAFGSIVLGGVTRLTKSGLSMVHWNPFAEFPPFGQQQWEQEFLKYQEYPEYKAFNQEMTLAEFKRIWYIEYLHRMWGRTIGAVFYTGAAWFWWRGYLSRRAKVHVGLLAVGLAFQGFLGWYMVKSGLQDQPHVSQYRLAAHLGTALVWYSLAFWSGISHLSTQPMHASALMSATVQRCAHGVLGLVFVTAMSGAIVAGLRAGLVYNSFPKMADRWVPSDIMALEPKLRNFTENPTTAQFDHRILGESVVVLVTSLWLWGRRQPLPPRAKKALHCLLAAAWLQATLGVSTLLTYVPVSLASSHQAGAVTLLSVALWLTHELKLLRRIPK; encoded by the exons ACGATCGGCCGGCGAGTCCAAGTGACAATCGCACAACCAGCGACCGAACAGCTGACGGAGAAGTCTCGGAGAGCTGTAGGAAAGTGGCTCCTTGCCTGCAGTGGCATGGCCTTCGGTTCCATCGTGCTAGGAGGTGTCACGAG GCTCACGAAATCTGGCCTTTCAATGGTGCACTGGAACCCATTTGCAGAATTTCCGCCTTTCGGACAACAGCAGTGGGAGCAGGAGTTTCTGAAGTACCAAGAATATCCGGAGTACAAAGC GTTCAACCAGGAGATGACACTGGCCGAGTTCAAGCGCATTTGGTACATTGAATACCTTCACCGTATGTGGGGCCGCACTATTGGTGCGGTGTTTTACACTGGTGCTGCCTGGTTCTGGTGGCGGGGCTACCTGAGTCGCCGGGCAAAGGTGCACGTTGGCCTTCTAGCTGTGGGGCTGGCTTTTCAGGGGTTCCttggttggtacatggtcaaaaGTGGCCTCCAGGACCAACCTCATGTAAGCCAGTACCGGTTGGCTGCTCACCTAGGCACTGCGTTGGTCTGGTACAGCCTGGCGTTTTGGTCTGGCATCTCCCATCTATCAACCCAGCCCATGCATGCTTCTGCACTGATGTCAGCAACCGTGCAGAGGTGCGCCCACGGAGTCCTCGGGTTGGTGTTTGTCACTGCCATGTCGGGCGCAATTGTGGCAGGCTTGCGAGCAGGCCTCGTCTACAACTCCTTTCCCAAGATGGCTGATCGCTGGGTGCCCTCCGATATAATGGCACTTGAACCCAAGCTGCGCAACTTCACCGAAAACCCAACAACTGCCCAATTCGACCACCGAATACTG GGTGAAAGTGTGGTGGTCCTTGTGACTAGCCTCTGGCTTTGGGGCAGGAGGCAACCACTACCACCTCGTGCAAAGAAGGCACTGCACTGTCTTCTAGCAGCAGCTTGGCTCCAA GCTACCCTGGGAGTCTCCACCCTCTTGACGTATGTTCCTGTATCGCTCGCATCATCACACCAGGCAGGAGCGGTCACCCTGCTCTCAGTGGCCCTGTGGCTAACCCACGAGCTCAAGCTGCTCAGGAGGATACCAAAGTGA